GTACATAATCGCGATGGACGGCGATCTTCAGCACGATCCGAACGACATCCCGACATTCATCGAAAAGATCGGCGAGGGTTACGACATCGTCAGTGGATGGCGTAAAGAACGCATCGATAACTTCGTACTCAGGCGAGTGCCTTCGCGGTGCGCGAATTGGCTGATGGCGAAGCTCAGCGGAGTCGATATTCATGATTTCGGCACGACCTTTAAGGCGTACAGGCGCGAAATCATCAATCAAGTGCCACTTTACGGTGAGCTGCACCGTTTCATTCCTGCATTGGCGTCCTGGTACGGGGCTTCGATTTGCGAGATTCCCATTCGCAACGTCAACCGGGAGCGTGGCAACTCGCACTATGGGATTTCGCGGACTCTGCGGGTCTTCTTCGACCTGATCACAATTCGCTTCCTGCTGCGATATCTCTCGCGTCCACTCCACTTCTTTGGGGCCTTTGGGGCAAGCGGCATTGTTTCGGGCTCGCTAATCGCGTTGTGGCTGGCGTCTCAAAAGGTGCTTCACAATGCGAACGTAATGGACGCCCATGGTCCACTTCTCGTCTTCGCCGCCGTGTTGATCGTCGCCGGAGTGCAGCTCCTGGCGCTAGGTTTGCTTGGCGAGATGCAAGTTCGCCACTATCATGAGCCCGCCCGGCGCGCGCCTTACTCTGTAGATCGGATTCTTCGCTCTCATACCGGCGAGACAGTCAACGACTAGCAAATCTTTTCCTGATTCGTGCATGAAAGTTTGTCATCCTGAGGCCCTCTTTTGGCCGAAGGATCTCCCGCGATGCGTAAGTCGCGAACGCTGCTTCTCGGCTCTTCGGCCAGAAAATACCGTTTTGACTTTTCATGAATAGTGGGAAATGCTGGCCAAAGAGCCAGGACACAGCATTTCAGATCGACACATCGCGGGAGATCCTTCGGCCAAGAGAGGGCCTCAGGATGACAGGCTTAGAGGAGAGGCTAGCGTTATCCGGTGAACAAATCCTTGATCGCCTGCTTCATCACCTGTCCGCTAACTTCTGAAATGGCATTCGTGAGTGGGATGTCCTTTGGGCAAACCTCCACGCAGTTCTGCGCGTAACCACACTCCTGAATCCCGCCATCACCCATGAGTGCATGCAGGCGGTCTTCCTTCAAGGCTGCTCCCGTGGGATGAGTGTTGAAGAGCCGAACCTGCGCAATCGTCGCCGCACCAACGAAATTAGTCTTGTCGTTGAACTGCGGGCACACCTCCATGCAGCAGCAGCATGAAATACATCTCGATAGCGGATAAGCCTGCTCCTGCTGACGAGGCGTCTGTCTTGGTCCGGGCCCCAGATCGTAGGTTCCATCAACAGGAACCCACGCCTTAACTCTTTTCAAGTTCTCGAAGAGAACTGAACGATCGACAGCAAGGTCACGTATTACGGGAAATTTCGAGAGCGGCTCGAGCCTGACCGGTTGCTCCAATTTGTCGATCAGAGCAGAGCATGCCATGCGAGCGCGGCCATTAATGCGCATCGCGCAAGAGCCGCAGACTTCCTCGAGACAGTTTGAATCGTAGGTAATCGGACGCGAGGGTTTCCCCCCTCGAGTCACAGGATTCGCGGCGATATCCATCATTGCCGAGATCACATTCATACCCGGCTTCCAAGGCAAAGAAAACTCTTCCCAGTAAGGCTCA
This genomic window from Terriglobales bacterium contains:
- the sdhB gene encoding succinate dehydrogenase iron-sulfur subunit yields the protein MAQNPKTVIIKIKRQASPNSEPYWEEFSLPWKPGMNVISAMMDIAANPVTRGGKPSRPITYDSNCLEEVCGSCAMRINGRARMACSALIDKLEQPVRLEPLSKFPVIRDLAVDRSVLFENLKRVKAWVPVDGTYDLGPGPRQTPRQQEQAYPLSRCISCCCCMEVCPQFNDKTNFVGAATIAQVRLFNTHPTGAALKEDRLHALMGDGGIQECGYAQNCVEVCPKDIPLTNAISEVSGQVMKQAIKDLFTG
- a CDS encoding glycosyltransferase family 2 protein, whose product is MPKYSIVVPFHNEQENVTVLYDRLKGVMEAYSESFELVFVDDGSTDLTFHLLSEIAAIDSRVTVVKLRRNFGQTSALAAGFDHASGEYIIAMDGDLQHDPNDIPTFIEKIGEGYDIVSGWRKERIDNFVLRRVPSRCANWLMAKLSGVDIHDFGTTFKAYRREIINQVPLYGELHRFIPALASWYGASICEIPIRNVNRERGNSHYGISRTLRVFFDLITIRFLLRYLSRPLHFFGAFGASGIVSGSLIALWLASQKVLHNANVMDAHGPLLVFAAVLIVAGVQLLALGLLGEMQVRHYHEPARRAPYSVDRILRSHTGETVND